In a genomic window of Lagopus muta isolate bLagMut1 chromosome 2, bLagMut1 primary, whole genome shotgun sequence:
- the GTF2H5 gene encoding general transcription factor IIH subunit 5 isoform X1, which produces MKRLHLLLSVTPTRSFSCHSHLSAFVRAARMVNVLKGVLIECDPAMKQFLLYLDESNALGKKFIIQDLDETHVFVLAELVNFLQERVGELMDQNSFPITQK; this is translated from the exons ATGAAGAG GCTTCATCTGCTTTTATCTGTAACCCCAACCAGGAGTTTTTCCTGCCACTCGCACCTTTCAGCGTTTGTGAGAGCTGCAAGGATGGTGAATGTTCTGAAGGGCGTTCTCATTGAATG TGACCCAGCAATGAAGCAGTTTCTGCTCTACTTGGATGAATCAAATGCTTTGGGAAAGAAGTTCATCATACAAGACCTGGATGAAACTCATGTCTTTGTATTAGCAGAGTTGGTTAACTTCCTCCAGGAGAGAGTGGGCGAGTTAATGGACCAGAACTCTTTTCCTAttactcagaaataa
- the SERAC1 gene encoding protein SERAC1 gives MSVAAYCIFCCRQIGTSGPATKKQPSWNDIRKIAKVTGSLILGGFVFITYEVLSLKKLLQIDTQAIHQEKLKSHVYIRTSSRNPNEYQGITYQARKEIHRAVRKILETEAKIFRRPFNEHFSTFDGEDHECALWLLLKRTQSEDKEVRLQAVQELAKNTHWHDYQYGTVAQTCDQRTAIGLARSKDIDLRFFLPPPSLPKMKNDYLIEDELRLLLVSLPQSGLDPCVQYFTSLALRESSQTLAAQRGGLWCFGGNGLPYCETLGKVPSETVELFCLQALVQHSKVSSHCDKIEAQGGLQLLQRIYQLRKDSAKIQRNIIRIIGNMALDERLHSSIVRAGWVSVLAEVMKSPHVIQSSHASRALANLDRDTVQEKYPDGVYVLHPQYRSSQPIRADILFVHGLLGAAFKTWRQQDIDQPVDKKASEVQEEYSQCWPKTWLASDCPALRIISVEYDTRLSDWKAKCPVEPHRTSIAYRSNELLEKLRAAGIGERPVVWVSHSMGGLLVKKMLVDASKNPEMGKIVNNTRGIIFYSVPHHGSQLAEYSINARYLLFPSVEVKELSKDSPALKVLNDDFLSVAKDKKFPVLSFAETLPTHIGSMLKLHVVPLESAKLGIGELIPVDVNHLNICKPKKKDAFLYQRTLKFIQDVLATDLGE, from the exons ATGTCAGTGGCTGCTTACTGCATATTTTGCTGTAGACAAATAGGAACTTCTGGTCCAGCCACCAAAAAACAGCCATCGTGGAATGATATAA gaaaaattgCAAAAGTAACTGGATCACTTATACTAGG aGGTTTTGTATTCATTACATATGAAGTTTTGTCCTTAAAGAAGTTGCTGCAAATTGATACTCAAGCTATACATCAAGAAAAGCTTAAATCCCATGTGTATATACGTACATCTTCTCGAAATCCAAATGAATATCAAG GGATTACATACCAAGCCAGAAAAGAAATCCATAGAGCAGTAAGGAAAATTCTCGAGACAGAAGCTAAAATTTTCCGGAGACCTTTTAATG AGCATTTTAGTACATTTGATGGAGAAGATCATGAATGTGCTTTATGGCTCCTCTTAAAAAGGACTCAGTCAGAAGACAAAGAGGTCCGACTGCAGGCTGTGCAAGAACTGGCAAAGAACACTCACTGGCATG ATTATCAGTATGGTACTGTTGCCCAAACCTGCGATCAAAGGACTGCTATAGGTTTGGCTCGATCCAAAGATATCGACCTTCGCTTTTTCCTGCCTCCACCATCACtgccaaaaatgaaaaat GATTATCTCATAGAAGATGAGCTTCGCTTGCTCTTAGTTTCTTTACCTCAGTCTGGCCTTGATCCATGTGTCCAGTACTTCACATCTCTTGCTTTACGTGAAAGTAGTCAGACTCTTGCTGCACAGAGG GGAGGCTTATGGTGTTTTGGGGGAAATGGACTTCCATACTGTGAGACTTTGGGTAAAGTTCCTTCAGAGACAGTAGAACTCTTTTGCTTGCAAGCTTTAGTGCAACATTCTAAG GTTTCATCTCACTGTGATAAAATTGAAGCTCAGGGCggccttcagctgctgcagaggatATACCAGCTCCGTAAGGATTCtgcaaaaatacagagaaacatAATCCGCATTATTGGAAATATGGCTTTGGATGAACGTCTTCATTCATCCATAGTACGTGCAG GTTGGGTTTCTGTACTTGCTGAAGTAATGAAATCCCCGCATGTCATTCAGTCTTCTCATGCATCCAGAGCTTTGGCTAACCTAGACAGGGACACAGTGCAAGAAAAGTATCCAGATGGTGTTTATGTCTTACATCCACAATATCGTAGCAG TCAGCCCATCAGAGCAGACATCCTTTTTGTTCATGGTCTTCTGGGAGCAGCGTTTAAAACCTGGAGACAGCAAGACATTGACCAACCTGTGGATAAAAAGGCTTCAGAAGTGCAGGAGGAATACAGCCAGTGCTGGCCAAAG aCATGGCTGGCTTCAGATTGTCCTGCCCTTAGAATCATATCTGTGGAATACGACACCCGTTTGAGTGACTGGAAAGCAAAATGTCCTGTTGAGCCTCACAG GACATCTATTGCTTACAGGAGCAACGAGCTTCTGGAgaagctcagagctgctgggatTGGAGAGAGACCCGTGGTGTGGGTGTCACACAGCATGGGCG GTCTTCTAGTGAAAAAGATGCTGGTGGATGCTTCCAAGAATCCAGAAATGGGTAAAATTGTAAACAACACGAGAGGAATCATATTTTATAGTGTACCTCACCATGGCTCCCAGCTGGCTGAATATTCCATAAATGCCAGatatcttctctttccttctgtggAAGTTAAAGAACTCAGCAAGG ATTCTCCTGCCCTTAAGGTGCTGAATGATGACTTCCTGTCTGTTGCCAAAGATAAGAAATTTCCAGTGCTGAGTTTTGCAGAAACCCTGCCAACGCATATAGGCAGCATGTTGAAACTGCATGTTGTACCTCTGGAGTCAGCAA aGTTAGGTATTGGAGAACTTATTCCAGTGGATGTAAATCATCTTAATATTTGTAAGCCAAAGAAGAAGGATGCTTTCCTGTACCAGCGTACACTGAAGTTCATTCAGGATGTTTTAGCCACTGACCTTGGGGAATGA
- the GTF2H5 gene encoding general transcription factor IIH subunit 5 isoform X2 has product MVNVLKGVLIECDPAMKQFLLYLDESNALGKKFIIQDLDETHVFVLAELVNFLQERVGELMDQNSFPITQK; this is encoded by the exons ATGGTGAATGTTCTGAAGGGCGTTCTCATTGAATG TGACCCAGCAATGAAGCAGTTTCTGCTCTACTTGGATGAATCAAATGCTTTGGGAAAGAAGTTCATCATACAAGACCTGGATGAAACTCATGTCTTTGTATTAGCAGAGTTGGTTAACTTCCTCCAGGAGAGAGTGGGCGAGTTAATGGACCAGAACTCTTTTCCTAttactcagaaataa